From Natranaeroarchaeum aerophilus, one genomic window encodes:
- a CDS encoding sulfite exporter TauE/SafE family protein, which translates to MIDSLASVAALIAVIVLAGAVNGLAGFGFAVVATMALATVIDPATAVVFMIVPILGVNLSLVGEVSGEQLRTCGRRFAPLLIAALVGMIVGMVALDALPDAPLRVGLGLVTLAFVGSLQRAVSIPAVSRAKEACFVESTGGMAAVGLVSGVLFGATNVGVQLVAYLKSCNLSHGLFVGVTAMLFLGLNAVRVGTAGALGLYPDSLVFLASVAATVPAVAGVLIGKRLRHRIGESLRRRVVLALLTIIGIRLLLGGAGIA; encoded by the coding sequence ATGATCGACTCGCTGGCCTCCGTGGCAGCCCTCATTGCCGTTATCGTCCTCGCCGGTGCGGTGAACGGACTCGCGGGCTTTGGCTTCGCCGTCGTTGCCACGATGGCGCTTGCGACTGTCATTGATCCGGCGACTGCGGTCGTGTTCATGATCGTCCCCATACTCGGGGTGAATCTCTCGCTCGTCGGCGAGGTCTCGGGCGAACAGCTACGAACCTGTGGACGACGGTTCGCACCGCTGCTGATCGCCGCGCTCGTGGGGATGATCGTCGGAATGGTCGCTCTCGACGCCCTGCCGGACGCGCCGTTGCGAGTTGGTCTCGGACTCGTGACGCTCGCGTTCGTGGGGAGCCTCCAGCGAGCAGTGTCGATCCCTGCGGTCAGCCGGGCAAAAGAGGCGTGTTTCGTCGAGTCTACGGGCGGTATGGCGGCTGTCGGCCTCGTCTCCGGCGTCCTCTTCGGTGCGACGAACGTCGGCGTCCAGCTGGTCGCGTATCTCAAGAGCTGTAACCTCTCACATGGCCTGTTTGTCGGCGTCACGGCGATGCTCTTTCTGGGACTCAACGCCGTGCGTGTGGGGACGGCCGGAGCGCTCGGACTCTACCCCGACAGCCTCGTCTTTCTGGCATCTGTCGCGGCAACCGTCCCTGCCGTCGCTGGCGTCCTGATCGGCAAGCGACTCCGTCATCGGATCGGTGAGAGCCTGCGTCGCCGGGTCGTGCTCGCCCTGCTGACTATCATCGGAATTCGCCTGCTGCTGGGTGGGGCAGGGATCGCATGA